A genomic region of Erythrobacter sp. SCSIO 43205 contains the following coding sequences:
- a CDS encoding ATP-dependent Clp protease proteolytic subunit, which yields MIDLFGNSGETFGAQGQFGHDPITGALVPTVVEQSSRGERAFDIFSRLLRERIVFVTGQVEDNMASLIVAQLLFLESENPSKPISMYINSPGGVVTAGMAIHDTMQYIKPKVSTVCIGQAASMGSFLLAAGEPGMRVALPNARIMVHQPSGGARGMASDIEIQAREILRIRTRLNDLYVKYTGQSLDDIEAAMDRDTFLEAAEAKKFGLVDKVFETRPEAGDETGEGSVGTDEKGSGGAPE from the coding sequence ATGATCGACCTGTTTGGCAATTCTGGCGAAACTTTTGGCGCACAAGGTCAGTTTGGGCATGACCCGATCACTGGCGCATTGGTGCCGACGGTCGTCGAACAATCCAGCCGGGGTGAGCGCGCGTTTGACATCTTCTCACGCCTTCTGCGTGAGCGCATCGTCTTTGTAACAGGACAGGTTGAGGACAATATGGCCTCGCTCATCGTTGCGCAGCTGCTTTTCCTTGAGAGCGAAAACCCATCCAAGCCGATCAGTATGTACATCAATTCGCCCGGCGGTGTTGTGACCGCTGGGATGGCGATCCATGACACGATGCAATACATCAAGCCTAAGGTGTCGACCGTGTGCATCGGTCAGGCGGCCTCAATGGGCAGCTTCCTTTTGGCAGCTGGCGAACCCGGTATGCGCGTTGCTCTTCCCAATGCGCGGATCATGGTCCACCAGCCATCAGGCGGCGCGCGCGGCATGGCCTCGGACATCGAAATTCAGGCGCGCGAGATCTTGCGCATTCGCACCCGCTTGAATGACCTTTATGTGAAATACACCGGCCAATCGCTCGACGATATCGAAGCGGCTATGGACCGCGACACCTTCCTTGAGGCAGCAGAGGCCAAGAAGTTCGGTCTGGTCGATAAAGTTTTCGAAACGCGTCCTGAGGCTGGTGATGAAACCGGCGAGGGAAGCGTTGGGACCGATGAAAAGGGTTCAGGCGGCGCCCCTGAATAA